The nucleotide window TGCGCCGCGCGGGCTTCGGCGCCCGCATCGATGAGCTGGAGAAGATCTCTAAAAAGCCGTATGAGCAAGTCGTGGTAGACCTGCTTAACCCGGAGTCCCAGCCCGATATCGAGTGGGATATCACCCAGCGCTATTACAGCACCGGCAACCATGGTTGGAACACATCCTGGTGGCACAGAATGCTGAACTCGGAGCGGCGGCTGCAAGAGAAGATGGTCATCTTCTGGCACTATATCTTCGCCACCGGCTTGTCAAAGGACGGCGCTTCTCCCTCTCACTACGACCAGATCGAGATGTTCCGAAAGTATGGTATGGGAGACCTGAGGACGCTGCTCATCAAGCTTTCCCAGGACCCGGCCATGATCTTCTGGCTGGACAACAATGAGAACCTGAAGGACGAGCTCAACGAGAACTATGGTCGAGAGCTTCTTGAGCTATTCTCCATGGGCGTCGGCAACTACACGGAAGGCGATGTGAAGGGCGCCGCCCAGGCCTTCACCGGCTGGACTTTCTCAACGCCGCTCCTGGAGATCGCCACGAAGGACCAGGGGTATAGCGCCGGGTTCGTATATGACGCCACCCAGCACAATGACGGCGAAAAGGCCTTCCTCGGCCACAACGGCAAGTTCAACGGCGAGGATATCGTAGACATCATCGTTAAGCAGCCCGCAACGGCCCGCTTCATAGCCCGCCAGATGTACGCGTTCTTCGTCGCGGACGAGCCCGCGGTTGCAGCGTGGAACGAGATACCCCCGCAGGACCCGAAGGCCATTGAGGCTTTGGAAGAGGCGTATTTCAAGTCTGACGGCAACATTACGGCGATGCTGAGAGTGCTGTTCAACTCGGACTTCTTCAAGGACGCCAAGTTCAAGCGCGTCAAGACTCCGCTGGAGCTGGTTATGGGCGTCTACAAGCTCACTGCTGAGCACCAGTTCCCCAGCCCGGGCTATCCCGACCGCCGGGCCGCCATCCACCAGATGGGCCAGGGCCTTCTGAACCCCCTCACCGTGGAAGGGTGGCCGCGGGGCATGGGCTGGATCGATGGCGGCACGCTCAACAACCGCGTCAACAGCGCAGTCGACATGATTGACGATGCGAACACGCCTGGCGTGAAGATGATCGTTTCCCGCCTGTCGAAGCTGGGTAAGGTCACACCGGAGCAGCTCGTGGACAAGTGCATCGAGTTCGTCGCCCCGGCACCGATCCGGTCGGAGACTCGCAAAGGCCTGCTGCAGTACGCCGAGTCAGGCGGCGTGCTCGACTTCACTGACCCGTCGAAGAAGAAGGAGAACGAGGCGCGCGTCCTGCGCACCGTCCAGCTCATCGTTGCGACCAGAGAGTACCAGTTCGTGTAACGGAGGACCCGATGACCCGCCCTTATGCAGTTCTGCGCGCCGGCTATCCTTATGTGAAGACCATTGGCGCGCGTTCCCGGACAATCATGCCCGCAGACGTGGCGATAGCGGACGACGG belongs to SAR202 cluster bacterium and includes:
- a CDS encoding DUF1800 domain-containing protein, giving the protein MSERDLSLHAHLLRRAGFGARIDELEKISKKPYEQVVVDLLNPESQPDIEWDITQRYYSTGNHGWNTSWWHRMLNSERRLQEKMVIFWHYIFATGLSKDGASPSHYDQIEMFRKYGMGDLRTLLIKLSQDPAMIFWLDNNENLKDELNENYGRELLELFSMGVGNYTEGDVKGAAQAFTGWTFSTPLLEIATKDQGYSAGFVYDATQHNDGEKAFLGHNGKFNGEDIVDIIVKQPATARFIARQMYAFFVADEPAVAAWNEIPPQDPKAIEALEEAYFKSDGNITAMLRVLFNSDFFKDAKFKRVKTPLELVMGVYKLTAEHQFPSPGYPDRRAAIHQMGQGLLNPLTVEGWPRGMGWIDGGTLNNRVNSAVDMIDDANTPGVKMIVSRLSKLGKVTPEQLVDKCIEFVAPAPIRSETRKGLLQYAESGGVLDFTDPSKKKENEARVLRTVQLIVATREYQFV